The Hyla sarda isolate aHylSar1 chromosome 2, aHylSar1.hap1, whole genome shotgun sequence genome includes the window ATACACATGAAAAGCTATTGTTAAAGAACACAAAGATGTAGGCTATATTCATAATAAAGGTTTTCACTTTTTAGTCTTTTTCTTTCAAGATCCATATTTGACTGTAGCTTTTCCCACACATGTTCAGTACTCGAGCAAGGCTACTGGTttgtcactatatactgatgagcAAAATTAGCCATCCTATactgaatacattttatttaggCCAAATTGCTGACACAGAATATATAGCTGCAGATGGAGACAAAGGCCCATGCCATTCTTACTGGCACAGTGGTGCACTAAAGGGTGTCCAGTAAATCCAGTCCAAATGTTGTATTGAAAGGGAAATGTTTGCTCAATGTAGTTGTGATATGTGAGAAAAGTGGCCTTTTCCATAATATCCTtctatcaaggcttccctttgtAATGAAACACACTTGAAAAGGATAAGCTTTCTGAATCCACAGTGCATGCATTGGGCTCCCTGCCGGTACATGACTCAGCAGTCCAACGGCATGTTTAACACTCAAAGATATCTGATACATATTTTCTATGTAAACGCTTGTCTGCAATTAATGAAGTGAATAGAAAGACCAGGGCCTTGTTCTAAAATCAGAGTATTGCATGCCGTTTTGTCATTTTGGCTGCTGGGGACATGAAGTATTATATCCTCGTAATATCTGGATGACTTTTATTCACCAGTAATAATGTCTATATGCTCTAATAGGGATATGTAGGTAGGGATAAGTAAATCGCTTTGGCACATATTTGATTGTCCGTACTCCCAACATTTTTTGGATCGGTTAGAATCCAACCTTTTTGTGATTTGTCTCAGAATTCTTTTGTTCCTGCCCCTATACAAAGAGCGGTGCAGAGGAAAGCAGAGATACAATGCAGCTTCCACTCACTTCAGTTGCTGTGCTCTGTGCCCAGCCACTtggtgtactgtacaggagcgGGGACTTTTGAGTGCCTGCTACTATACAAATTTTGGGTTGGCAAATAGGGCACTTCTGAATGAGGATCCAAATCTAatgcagaaaaaaagaaaaaaaaaaagagacaggtGCGCACCTATTGAAGCCCATAAATCATACTCGGACAAAAGATAGGAAGGGTTAGGTGGCTCCTTACCAGATGTggttgcgctcagggcacaacacctctcCTTTGCACATAGAAAGACAAAATGGTGATCAGCAGCCTCCTGGTTCCTCTGGAAGGTACAGAAATATGCCAGCAATACATTCACGATGGtaaagagagagagactggaaCTTCTCTGGCAGCACTTACTCACCCAGATGATGATAATAAGAATATTCGAGCGCTTTATTAGAGTAATGCATCGCACAGGAGCGTTTCAAGCCCATACCGAGCTCTTCATCAGCTGATGTAGATCCTGTTACGGCCTTGAAACGCTCCTGTGCGTTGCATTACTCCATAAAGTGCTCGAATATTCTTATTGATAATTGACATGTCCTCATCTTGGTGATGATGCACCGCCGGAGAAGTTCCAGTCTTTCTCTCTTTATCATTGAGGATACAAATCTTGGGTGATTTCCTTATCTCTAGTCTAGATTTTTTTACTCTGGCAGAACATTGAAATAGATACAGAGTGGATGTTTATTGATGGCAGATAGCATTTGGATCTAAATAGCAGTAGTTGTCGTGTAGTCTGATTTGCTCAACCACATCTCAGATTGCAGGCGGATTGTAGAGGTAGTTATTCCCTGGTAaccaccccctctcctcctcctcctctcttgtcagtTGTTTGCAGTGGGGGAGCTACAGTGTTGTGGATAGTAGACGTATGATGTTTTATATTGACTATTCCTGTATTCTTCAAGTACGTTATAGCTGTAGCTAATAGATAACACAAGAAGGAAACCTGTTTCCAATAAAGAAAAAGCTATCTGGTTCACAAAAGCTATTTCCACATACAGTACACTATCAAGAAATTCTGAGTTATTGGATGGAGATACTGAATTACTGATCCTCTCCTTCAGTGAAAAACTTGAGTATGTCTCCCTCTGGAGGACCTTCCGTGTCTGTGCATTACACATTACCTAACTAACAAAGTGTTCAGGATGGACAACATTAACTTGTCATCCCTAGTAAGGGTATGAGCTAAAACAACTCTTTTAATTTAGCAATACTAAAtgtgcttttttccccttttatagggtacttgttaaaaataaaaaataaattaataaatgccATAGTAGTAGGAGATGAGATCTTCAGCTAAAATAAAGATAGGGACAAAGGGACTGACGCAATATGCTTCCTCTGAACATCTTACTCCCTATGACATATCAAAGttgttctgtttgttttttttcttttcttaagaTAGTTATCCTTAAAGCACCCATACAGAATAATGTCTGATTTGCTTATGAGGCTTCAGTGGCCAAATATGATGAGATTTGGACAGTCAACATTTTTTAAGTGTTTTAATATCACACAGTGCCAGTTCTTTGTAGGCAGAGCGATCCTGTTACTGAACTGCAGTAAGGCATCGGAGGCTATTACATGCAATAAAACTCAGCAGTAGTCTGAATGCAGACACCAATATTTTAGTACATTGAACATTGAGTGCACAGTGTTGAGAAATTTTAAAgcaccactgccatctagtggctaaAAAGTAAAAGCACATTGACTTTTAACTGATTAAATAAAAGCTAAATTTTATATTATTTCTATAGGGGTTCTTAAGTCAGGGTTatccctgaggggatttattccccAGTAGGTTTGTtgaatataaaggggtactccggccctaatacatcttataccctatccaaaggctatccgccgctggggacccatgtaatctgtcattgcgcaccaacctttgtgagctctccgcagcgctggaggctccaaaagTGTAGCGTGACTACCACAGGGCcgaagtatcgtgatgtcatgacttcaCCCTCGTGTGAtgttacgccccgccccctcaatgcaagtctatggtagggggcgtgacggcctgaTACTCCAGCAACGAAACAATTGCCCCAAGAGAAGGGGAGGGTAAATCTGACACTAGACAACAATAGCGCCCATAAGGCACACAATTCCTCCTAATCCCAACTcctataaaacataacttttattacacTTAAATTATAACTAGACCAGGAGAATTATTAAAATCACGtctgatactccggccccatggtcgtcactttaaacatttggagcctccagcgctgcggagagctcacaaaggaggGTGCGCaatgggacccccgcgaccagacatttttttttttttcttacaaccgTTCAAAACTGTAAGGTTTTTCAgagcttaaatccaccacattttatgtagaaaccttagtaaatatgtcggGGACACCCACCTTTTGTCAGGGGGACATGCCCCTTTCCTGGAttgccacgccccttttcctggCTTTTCTCTAGCCTCATACATGACTAGCCCCAATTAAATTGATTCAATGAGATAGCAAATCTTGAGGAGTTTCCAATGAGGAGAAGAGAGACTTCTGGGTATAAAACGGCACGTACAgacgtacatttacctcctgtgtatgaccgtgagcatcggagcggtgctcgcgtcatacacggtagGTTCCgacagtaatggccgacatccgcaaccCGCCGGggaccctcagatgccgtgatctgtacagatcatggAATCTGCGGCAATGGGCATGATAAAATAgattatcggatcgcccgcagcgctgccgaggcgatccgatcatagttagtacggttgaaaaaagacataggtccatcaagttcaaccagggaattgaagggtggggtgtggcgcgatattggggaagggatgggattttatatttcttcataagcattaatgttattcatCTGTAATTGTGTAATTgtcgacggaggtcccctcatctgcctccgtccatctcccggcgtctcctgctctggtctgagattgagcagaccagagcaggagatagcagataatactgatcagtgctatgtcctatgcgtagcactgaacagtatcagcaatacaaaaaattgtggttttcatttaaatttcctccctaaaatttttttgggggggggggtttgccgtacattttatagtgatatgaaaggcttcattacaaagtacaattggtcacacaaaaaacaagcccttatatgggtctgtaaatggaaatataaaagagttatggattttagaaggcgaggaggaaaaaacgaaaatgcacaaataaaattggcctggtccctaaggtgaaaatgggcttggtccttaaggggttgaacacTTCAGAGTCAAGTTAACTTAGTGCTATAGGCCAGCTTATTCAAATAAAATGGCTACACAGACAACTGTGGAGAAGACAAGCCATTTTTTAATATAAAGATAAGGCCTTTCAAAAAGATCAGCATTTTGCTTAATTTTAACAATATTTATTTAAAAGACGACACCAATCTATCTGCCTTTTTATGTATCACGACACCAATCTATCTGCCTTTTAATGTATCACGACACGAATCTATCTGCCTTTTTATGTATCACACTATATATGGGAAACAGTTTTTAGACTAAAATGTTCATATACATCCTCTGTGTTGGCACATTGTTAATTATCATTCAATTATCATCATTAATTATCTTCCTAATTaatgatttttgttttttagATACATTTTCTCGTGCTGCTCATTTAATCTTTTCGTTTGTTTTGTCTTTCAGTTACAGAAGTGTTGTAACAGCTAGAAGAGCAGTGATTGCCATCACAGGATGTTGGATTCTCTCCTTCATTGTTGGTCTGGTTCCCATGTTTGGATGGAACAATATAAACTATTTAAGAAAACAAAGTAACTCCAGCTATGGTGAAATCATCATAACTTGTCAATTTGAAACCGTGATCAGTATGGAATATATGGTGTACTTCAATTTCTTTGTCTGGGTCCTTCCTCCGCTCTTCCTCATGTTAATAATTTATTTGGAAGTATTCAATTTAATTCAGAGACAACTTAATAAAAAGGTATCTTCCAGTTCTAAAGATCCTCAGAAATACTATGGAAAAGAACTAAAAATTGCAAAGTCATTAGCTTTAATCCTCCTATTATTTGCTTTAAGCTGGCTACCTTTACATACTCTGAATTGCATCACGTTGTTCTGTCAGACATGCAACACGCCAATGATCATCACTTATATCGCCATCTTCTTGACCCATGGAAATTCAGCCATGAACCCCATTGTGTACGCGTTCCGCATTGAAAAATTCCAGTCTACATTTTTGTACATTTGGAAGAAATATTTTTGCTGCAAAAGCGGAAGGGAACTTAAAAGAGCAAATACTACAAACATTGAGAGGTCATGTTCAAAAAATGTACTCTAAAAtaagctttttgttttgtatACATATTATTCCAAATAAACAAATAATCACTTTGTCCCAACGTCCAGTTTAACAATAAATGACAGTTTATTGAAATCTGTAAATTGATGTTGATTTAAACTGCAATAATCAATCTGTGTAAATTTTGTAATTATGACGCAAAATAtgtgaatatatacatattctaATTTTCTGACTATTTATACATATTAGGTAATGGCTAATTTATTAAAAGGGAAACAATAAATGTATTCACACAAAATAACAAGCAAAATCCAATTTATTCAATCATGTCTGTTTAACATTGGTTGTTGATGGGGAAAAAGTGACAGTTcaccgtttttaatttttttattttttataatatacaaTCCTAAAATAAATGAGGGATTTAAACAGGCTAGCATATTAAAACAATATAATAGCCTATAAAATAAGGTAGCGATTCACATTTCCACTGTTACAGATGTTTGCCTGCAATAGAGTACACTACATATGTTATGCCGGAATGTAAAATTAGGACACTATTCAGAAGAGTTCACTAATGTCTCTGATAGTAGAGCTGTGTCAAACTCCAAGCTTCCTGCACCATTCATATGTGTTAAGAAAATTATTGACCATTTATTGTCTGGCATCATGTAAGCAGAAATAGAGACATTTTTGTTTATGGTTTCTCAGATGCTCTGTTCAGCACAACCAGTTTACACCTCCCAACCACCCCAATTCAAGCAGCACTGTCCTGGAATCATGGTCCTACCCCGCTGTCCTGGGTGTTTTGCTGAATATACTGCACTGCCCCTATGGCTGGAgttccactgagtttttttttttgcaaaaacgccgtaaAAAACGACAATTTTCCCGCACGGTGTTTTTTCAGCGAAAAAACGCAGCGTCCAGattttagctgcaagtcaatagtaaactgctgaattccagattcacttggcgtttttcagtttggcgtttttttaatcgttttggtgtttttcagcaattttgggctcagaggctggattttcaaaatgcccgacaaaacctagtttggcgttttttgccctgaaagtGGTGTTTTCCTTccacagaagtctatgggagagcaaaaatggcaagaaaagcgccatgtttttaaattttgcgtttttgcaggcggtttttattcttttttgatgGAGTGATGGAGATaactttattaaaatttcgtagggtaccattaaaaagaaataattaaaaaaagatacagtagagaTAGAAAAAATtgcatctaacgaaatttatcttttttattacgaaatgtttattaatttttaaacggggatcaatttatgtgggtgggtaaagcactaaaaatgtagtggacaataataaaaatgtagtgtgtgtgtttttttcattttttccccaacattttttaggtagtactactattcccagcatataacacactgttccatgatgggagtaggagtacctgtactaattgacagatcgcccgttgcgatcctcctgtataatttatagatgcggccagccgctcttctatggtcccctgcactgccgtatatatacaccaataatatttcctgcagagagctgggattggccagatggttccagccaatcaaagctctctgtgggaaatatgaataggtgtatatatacgtcagtgcatgggaccaaagaagagcagccgcccgcatctataaattacacaggaggatcacagcggatgtcagtggtgatacccgctgtgatgtgttcttaactacaagtactactattcctaacatggagcacactctgctcaatgctgggagctgtagtacctgcattaatagacagatcgcatcatgtgtcagaaattacactcgctgcgatctgtctattaatgcaggtactacagctcccagcatggagcagagtgtgctccatgttgggagtagtacttgcagttaaggaaagatcacagcgggtatcactactgacatccactgcgatcgtcctgtctatagcagagatggagcggctgtatacatcgctcgcatctctgcactatactccggccactcactcattcatattttcctcagagcgaTGATTGGCTGCAAGttaccatccggccaatcaaagctctgggcggaaaataagaatgatgttctattcatatcactggccggagtatagtgcagagatgtgagtgctctATAGagtcacatctctgctatattatggacgatcgcatcgggtgtcaggaccgatacccggggcgatatgtctattagtacaggtactactactcccatcgtggaacagtgtgttccatgctgggagtagtagtactacataaaaaatgtaaaaaaataaaaagttaaacacacacacacgctttataaaaaaatgtattaatattttgttataaaaaataatttttacatccatactgaatctttttttttttttttgtacccaactatttttcttcaaaaaaacgccaaaggggccaaaaaagtcaAATtccgaacaaagaaaagccatcaccgatttcttaatgatccaagcagataggagtactcccctgtgtaacttcaatgtgaaccagtagcagctcatacgtgacacctgccgtttgctgaggccctttgaggaagccacattatttgtaagtcgcctggattacggcatgaacaacgtaattccactcctacattttctacaacaaatgattgaaacgatggctggtcacggcaatggagacgttgcgcctacatctcaaggctacatgagccctgtgggggctaaactggaggaggaggatgaggggcagagtggagcacagtttaggttggatgagatggccggtgtttctagtcatcggaaaggagaggaggagcaagagcagccagaggagctggagggttatgaggaaggcgagacagaggacctagacacatcgtggcagtatgcagtggagatggaggcaggtagtccctccgagtcactggcgcaaatggcacgatgcatgctcagttgcttgcgtagtgaccaccgaattgtcaaaattcatcagtaggatgacttctggctctccaccttattggaccctcgctaccgttccagaatgggggccttttttttacacccactgagagggaggacaaactgacctactacagagagatcctacgtagtcagttggcctatGCCTATCggtgacatggtccatccactcgcaggtctgactcggggggccatcttcgctcaccttccactgccatggctgctggggaggggaggggtggcaggagcagtaccagctccatcagcagcagcctgagtctacagtcgctgatgagtagctttcttcacccgcatagtgaagcaactcatcagcagcaggtaggcatggataccttgacatggccatgccaacaaacattgaagatccgctggaattctgggcagcaaaacttgatttatggccacaactagcagagtttgccctggaaaagctgtcctgcccggccagtagtgtgccatcagagcgggtgtttagtgcggccggggccatagtcaccccaaggcgaacttgtctgtccatgaaaaatgtggagagactgacctttgtgaagatgaatcagggatggatcagacaggatttccagccaccaatgccagatgtctcagagtagattgaccatgctgctacaccaacacttcacaattatggctATGAatccctcttgggttatcaattagggttatgaaaccctcttgggtactgcgaatgcctgctcctgactcatcctgtgtctttcaggaactacttgcctcactgatgcttctggccttgtgccttttatttttggaaatctgGCAGTAGCTAGATACATGCTTAATatgaatttcaacattgatctttaaatgtaaggggttatgaaaccctcttgggtactgtgaatgcctgctcctgactcatcctgtgtctttcaggaactatttgcctcactgatgcttccggCCTTGGATGGTTAGCAGTAGCTTAATACATGCTTAGTGTACTGCTGAtgactgctcctgtgtgtttcaggaattacttggcttactgatgcttctgggcttgggccttaaatttttggatggtagcactacctaacatgcatcttcaatagagattttaaagttcaccttttaattgtgtactcatgctgcatcctgctccactctgtcagcccgttggtcatgtgacagtgtacgactctgcctccacatcctccactgtgtcctaagcctccactgcccggacacgtctcagtggcccttcagcgtatcatgtgtgcagggcacggcggtgttacactgttcttcacatggattgccttggcaaaaagtcttggaaacaatggcaggTCAggccaatggagacgttgcacttACATCtctcggccacatgagccctgtgggggcttgttatatttggacccacacgccggggtctgggacactcaaactttgatttaaccccttaaggactgagacctttttcaccttaaggactcggtcattttgtgcaattctgaccactgtcactttaaacattaataactctggaatgcttttagttatcattctgattccgagattgttttttcgtgacatattctactttaacttagtggtaaaattttgtggtaacttgcatcctttcttggtgaaaaatcccaaaacgttatgaaaaatttgaaaattttgcatttttctaactttgaagctctctgcttgtaaggaaaatggatattccaaataatttttttttattcacatatacaatatgtctactttatgtttgcatcataaaattgatgagtttttacttttggaagacaccagagggcttcaaagttcagcagcaattttccaatttttcacaaaattttcaaactcgctttttttctgggaccagttcaggtttgaagtggatttgaagggtcttcatattagaaataccccataaattaccccattataaaaactgcacccccctaagtattcaaaatgacattcagtcagcgttttaaccctttaggtgtttcacaggaatagcagcaaagtgaaggagaaaattcacaatcttcattttttacactcgcatgttcttgtagacccaatttttgaatgtttgcaaggggtaaaaattagaaaatttttacttttatttgaaacccaatttttctcaagtaagcacatacctcatatgtctatgtaaagtgttcggcgggcgcagtagagggctcagaagggaaggagcgacaaatggtttttgggggcatgtcacctttaggaagcccctatggtgccagaacagctaaaaaaaaacacatggcataccattttggaaattagacccctcggggaacataacaaggggtaaagtgaaccttaatacccca containing:
- the ADORA1 gene encoding adenosine receptor A1 codes for the protein MGTSVSLAVYIVIEVLIALVSVLGNILVIWAVIVNQALRDTTFFFIVSLAVADIAVGALVIPLAIIISIGLETEFYSCLMVACIMLILTQSSILALLAIAVDRYLRVKIPTSYRSVVTARRAVIAITGCWILSFIVGLVPMFGWNNINYLRKQSNSSYGEIIITCQFETVISMEYMVYFNFFVWVLPPLFLMLIIYLEVFNLIQRQLNKKVSSSSKDPQKYYGKELKIAKSLALILLLFALSWLPLHTLNCITLFCQTCNTPMIITYIAIFLTHGNSAMNPIVYAFRIEKFQSTFLYIWKKYFCCKSGRELKRANTTNIERSCSKNVL